Proteins from one Pseudarthrobacter sp. BIM B-2242 genomic window:
- a CDS encoding DUF4383 domain-containing protein: MTTASPHAHGVHFGRADVQNAGMGVGILMLVVGVLGFIPGITTRYSELMFLGPDSHALFLGVFQVSMLLNIVQLAIGATGFAMSRTEHGARNFLMGAGALYIILSIFGLSVGVDSAANFLSLNMTDNWTHMVLGVVMIACGWLLSRRASDRT; encoded by the coding sequence ATGACTACCGCATCCCCACATGCTCATGGTGTTCACTTCGGGCGCGCAGACGTCCAGAATGCCGGCATGGGTGTAGGTATTCTCATGCTGGTGGTCGGTGTCCTGGGCTTTATCCCCGGCATCACCACCCGTTACAGCGAATTGATGTTCCTGGGACCTGATTCCCATGCCCTGTTCCTCGGTGTGTTCCAGGTGTCCATGCTGCTCAACATTGTGCAGCTGGCCATCGGTGCCACGGGCTTTGCGATGTCCCGGACCGAACACGGCGCGCGCAATTTCCTCATGGGCGCCGGTGCGCTGTACATCATCCTCAGCATCTTCGGGCTCAGTGTCGGAGTTGATTCGGCGGCCAATTTCCTGTCGCTGAACATGACGGACAACTGGACCCATATGGTGCTGGGTGTTGTGATGATTGCTTGTGGCTGGCTGCTGTCCCGGAGGGCCAGCGACAGGACGTAG
- a CDS encoding DUF6350 family protein translates to MKLRADQTGDRGLPMPLWLQGALETAQAAIISALLVLIPIVAVWATGGFLNGAFDALARLAGQAWLLIHGVPLELADIGSGAAGAAGSGMLTLIPLGLTLIPFLLAWRAGRRLARASYTDQLWQALLGSWLVYSAFGAATGFVCRTPDVGINIWHAMVIPLIPYALGMVIGARREAGSWSRLIGVDAVDWISRTSQHSRWAGSYLGSAAKAGVLALVSALALACALLAVDIFVHWNLVIAVYEALDAGAVGGAALTIAQLGYLPNLAVFALAWISGSGFAMGIGSQVGPLGTATGPLPAIPAFAAIPSGPLDYGFVALVVPVLAGVLAGWWFLREGENHFDEWLSIKVRARWFTATASTLVLGVLIGVVSGLLAAGLAWLAGGSAGLGRLTDIGPDPLWTGVWLAAEVGIGVVIGYAAGPWLERQQHVEAELVR, encoded by the coding sequence ATGAAACTGCGCGCTGATCAGACCGGAGACCGTGGCCTTCCCATGCCCTTGTGGCTGCAGGGAGCCCTCGAGACGGCGCAGGCGGCCATTATTTCCGCCCTCCTGGTGCTCATCCCGATTGTGGCCGTGTGGGCGACCGGTGGATTCCTGAACGGTGCTTTCGACGCGCTGGCCCGGCTCGCCGGGCAGGCCTGGCTCCTGATCCACGGTGTGCCGCTGGAGTTGGCGGACATCGGATCCGGGGCGGCAGGCGCGGCGGGGTCCGGCATGCTCACGCTGATTCCGCTGGGGCTCACCCTGATCCCGTTCCTGCTCGCGTGGCGGGCGGGACGCCGGCTGGCCCGGGCCTCCTATACGGACCAGCTGTGGCAGGCGCTGTTGGGCTCCTGGCTGGTGTACTCCGCCTTCGGCGCGGCCACCGGCTTTGTATGCCGCACCCCTGACGTCGGCATCAACATCTGGCACGCCATGGTGATCCCGCTGATCCCGTACGCCCTGGGCATGGTGATCGGCGCACGCCGCGAGGCCGGCTCATGGAGCCGCCTGATCGGCGTCGACGCCGTGGACTGGATCTCGCGCACCAGCCAGCATTCCCGCTGGGCCGGGTCCTATCTTGGGTCCGCGGCGAAGGCCGGTGTGCTGGCACTGGTGTCCGCGCTGGCGCTCGCGTGCGCGCTCCTGGCCGTGGATATCTTTGTCCACTGGAACCTGGTCATCGCCGTGTATGAAGCGCTCGACGCCGGCGCCGTAGGAGGTGCGGCGCTCACCATCGCGCAGCTGGGCTACCTGCCCAACCTCGCGGTGTTTGCGCTCGCCTGGATCTCAGGGTCCGGCTTCGCCATGGGCATTGGTTCGCAGGTGGGTCCGCTGGGCACCGCCACCGGGCCGCTGCCCGCTATTCCGGCCTTTGCGGCCATTCCGTCCGGTCCGCTGGACTACGGCTTCGTGGCGCTGGTGGTTCCGGTCCTCGCCGGCGTCCTCGCCGGCTGGTGGTTCCTGCGTGAAGGTGAGAACCACTTTGACGAGTGGCTGTCCATCAAGGTTCGCGCCCGCTGGTTCACGGCCACGGCGTCCACCCTGGTGCTCGGCGTGCTGATCGGCGTTGTGTCAGGGCTGCTCGCCGCCGGACTGGCGTGGCTGGCCGGTGGGTCTGCCGGACTCGGCCGCCTCACCGACATCGGACCGGACCCCTTGTGGACGGGAGTGTGGCTGGCCGCGGAAGTGGGGATCGGCGTCGTGATCGGTTACGCGGCGGGGCCATGGCTGGAACGCCAGCAGCACGTGGAAGCGGAACTGGTCCGCTGA
- the purN gene encoding phosphoribosylglycinamide formyltransferase, whose product MRIVVLVSGTGSNLQAVIDAVKSGGLDVEIAAVGADREGTYGVERSSEAGLETFVVNFNSFPTRDEWDAALTAKVASYAPDVVVSSGFMRIVSADFIDAFKGKYLNTHPALLPAFPGAHGVRDAMAYGVKVTGCTVHWADAGVDTGPIIAQEAVTIEPADSEETLHERIKIVERRLLVNTLAALAAAPSF is encoded by the coding sequence ATGCGCATCGTAGTCCTCGTTTCCGGCACCGGGTCCAATCTCCAGGCAGTCATCGACGCCGTTAAGTCAGGGGGGCTGGACGTGGAGATCGCTGCCGTGGGCGCCGACCGCGAGGGGACCTACGGTGTCGAACGTTCCTCCGAAGCCGGGCTGGAGACCTTTGTGGTCAACTTCAACTCGTTCCCCACGCGCGACGAATGGGATGCCGCGCTAACCGCGAAGGTGGCCTCCTACGCCCCGGACGTGGTGGTGTCCTCCGGCTTTATGCGTATTGTGAGCGCCGACTTCATTGATGCCTTCAAGGGCAAGTACCTGAACACCCACCCCGCCCTGCTGCCCGCGTTCCCCGGGGCCCACGGCGTCCGCGATGCCATGGCCTACGGTGTGAAGGTCACCGGCTGCACGGTCCACTGGGCCGACGCCGGCGTGGACACGGGCCCCATCATCGCCCAGGAAGCCGTCACCATTGAACCGGCGGACAGCGAAGAAACCCTGCACGAGCGAATCAAGATCGTGGAACGCCGCCTGCTCGTCAACACGCTTGCAGCCCTCGCCGCTGCCCCTTCCTTCTAA
- a CDS encoding MFS transporter has product MNIYTTVPSGEQVVQELPWRWKVQGRIFLIGGLGFMFDAWDVTLNGILIPLLSTHWALAPGEVAWVGTANLIGMALGAFVWGTIADTIGRKKAFTATLLIFSVFTVLGAFSPDFVWFCVFRFMAGFGLGGCIPVDYALVGEFTPRKQRGKVLTAMDGWWPVGAALAGFVSAALVGIFGDWRLTMLVMVLPALLVFWVRRSVPESPLFLIRKGRREEAAKVIDDLVTATGAEPRAYSLPDAQDVPRLSAGSAWHQLRLVWQFNWKITATAWALFFSILLVYYLSLTWMPRILIGAGFAEYKAFVTTASMAAVGLLGVIVAALLVEHVGRKWILAITGPLSALTLVIVAFVVDIPTAAVFWLLVFGFVVQVAIPVLYTYVSELYPTELRGTGFGWASTFSRLGAGFGPLIFANYFWPELGLATSFALAGGLVLLAVLWMAFFSPETKQRRLE; this is encoded by the coding sequence ATGAATATTTACACCACTGTGCCCAGCGGCGAACAGGTGGTCCAGGAACTGCCCTGGCGATGGAAAGTCCAGGGGCGGATCTTCCTGATCGGCGGCCTCGGCTTTATGTTCGACGCCTGGGATGTGACGCTGAACGGCATCCTCATCCCGCTGCTCTCAACCCACTGGGCCTTGGCGCCCGGCGAGGTGGCGTGGGTAGGGACGGCCAACCTGATCGGCATGGCGTTGGGTGCGTTTGTGTGGGGCACCATCGCCGACACAATCGGACGCAAGAAGGCCTTCACAGCAACGCTGCTCATCTTCTCCGTCTTCACCGTGCTCGGCGCCTTCTCCCCCGACTTCGTCTGGTTCTGTGTGTTCCGTTTTATGGCCGGGTTCGGCCTGGGCGGCTGCATACCGGTGGACTACGCGCTTGTAGGCGAGTTCACGCCGCGGAAACAGCGCGGCAAGGTCCTCACGGCAATGGATGGCTGGTGGCCCGTGGGCGCGGCCCTCGCCGGCTTCGTGTCCGCAGCGTTGGTGGGAATCTTTGGTGACTGGCGGCTGACCATGCTGGTGATGGTGCTGCCGGCGCTCCTGGTTTTCTGGGTCCGCCGCAGTGTCCCTGAATCACCGCTGTTCCTGATCCGAAAGGGCCGCCGGGAGGAAGCCGCCAAAGTTATTGATGACCTGGTGACAGCCACCGGAGCCGAGCCCCGCGCCTACAGCCTGCCCGATGCACAGGACGTTCCGCGGCTGTCCGCCGGAAGCGCGTGGCATCAGCTGCGCCTTGTCTGGCAGTTCAACTGGAAGATCACGGCCACGGCCTGGGCCCTGTTCTTCAGCATCCTGCTCGTCTACTACCTGTCCCTGACCTGGATGCCCCGGATCCTGATCGGCGCCGGCTTCGCCGAGTACAAGGCCTTTGTAACCACGGCGTCCATGGCCGCTGTCGGGCTGCTCGGCGTGATCGTCGCCGCACTGCTGGTGGAGCACGTGGGCCGCAAATGGATCCTGGCCATCACCGGCCCGCTCTCCGCGCTGACCCTCGTGATCGTCGCGTTTGTGGTGGACATCCCAACGGCCGCCGTGTTCTGGCTGCTGGTGTTCGGCTTCGTGGTCCAGGTGGCCATTCCCGTGCTCTACACCTATGTCTCGGAGCTGTATCCCACGGAGCTGCGTGGCACCGGCTTCGGCTGGGCCTCAACGTTCTCCCGGCTGGGCGCAGGCTTTGGCCCGCTCATTTTTGCGAACTACTTCTGGCCCGAGCTTGGGTTGGCTACGTCCTTTGCCCTGGCCGGCGGGCTGGTGCTGCTGGCGGTGCTGTGGATGGCGTTCTTCTCCCCCGAAACCAAACAGCGCCGCCTCGAGTAG
- the purH gene encoding bifunctional phosphoribosylaminoimidazolecarboxamide formyltransferase/IMP cyclohydrolase, translating into MSFTQPDRVSIDRIPIRRALISVYDKTGLEDLAKGLHAAGVRIVSTGSTAKKIAAAGIPVQEVEEVTGSPEMLDGRVKTLHPRVHGGILADRRVPAHMDTLTKMEIEPFDLVVVNLYPFVETVKSGAAQDDVVEQIDIGGPAMVRSAAKNHAAVAIVVDPGFYGEVVTAAAEGGFDLKTRRRLAAKAFAHTASYDNAVATWTASQFLDEDGDGVIDWPAYAGLALERSEVLRYGENPHQQAALYVDKAAPAGIAQADQIHGKAMSYNNFVDADAALRAAFDFAEPAVAIIKHANPCGVAVGSADAEDPIADAHAKAHACDPVSAFGGVIAANRTVTAAMAETVAGIFTEVVIAPDFEPEAVEILSKKKNIRLLALPEGYGRYPAEMRQVSGGVLVQISDKVDADGDNPANWTLAAGDAADEKTLADLAFAWTACRAAKSNAILLANNGAAVGIGMGQVNRLDSCKLAVERANTLGVSVESDVDGAGGASNAGAVDAPARARGAVAASDAFFPFADGLQILIDAGVRAVVQPGGSVRDEEVIAAANAAGITMYFTGSRHFFH; encoded by the coding sequence GTGAGCTTCACGCAGCCTGACCGCGTATCCATTGACCGTATTCCCATTCGCCGGGCCCTGATTTCGGTTTACGACAAGACCGGTCTGGAGGATCTCGCCAAGGGTCTGCATGCCGCCGGCGTGAGGATCGTCTCCACCGGCTCCACGGCCAAGAAGATCGCCGCGGCCGGTATCCCGGTCCAGGAAGTCGAGGAAGTCACCGGTTCCCCGGAAATGCTCGATGGCCGGGTCAAGACGCTGCACCCCCGCGTGCACGGTGGCATCCTCGCTGACCGCCGCGTGCCGGCCCACATGGACACGCTGACCAAGATGGAGATCGAGCCCTTCGACCTCGTCGTGGTGAACCTTTACCCCTTCGTGGAGACCGTGAAGTCCGGTGCGGCGCAGGACGACGTTGTGGAGCAGATCGACATCGGCGGCCCCGCCATGGTGCGCTCGGCCGCGAAGAACCACGCCGCCGTCGCCATTGTTGTTGACCCCGGCTTCTACGGCGAAGTTGTCACCGCCGCGGCGGAAGGCGGCTTTGACCTGAAGACCCGACGCCGGCTGGCCGCCAAGGCGTTCGCCCACACCGCCTCCTACGACAATGCCGTGGCAACCTGGACCGCCAGCCAGTTCCTGGACGAAGACGGCGACGGCGTCATCGACTGGCCTGCCTACGCCGGCCTGGCGCTGGAACGCTCCGAGGTCCTCCGCTACGGCGAAAACCCGCACCAGCAGGCCGCGCTCTACGTGGACAAAGCCGCCCCGGCCGGCATCGCCCAGGCCGACCAGATCCACGGCAAGGCCATGAGCTACAACAACTTCGTGGACGCGGACGCCGCGCTCCGCGCCGCCTTCGACTTCGCCGAGCCGGCCGTCGCCATCATCAAGCACGCCAATCCGTGCGGCGTGGCTGTCGGTTCAGCCGATGCTGAAGACCCGATCGCCGACGCCCACGCCAAGGCCCACGCCTGCGACCCCGTCTCCGCTTTCGGCGGCGTCATCGCAGCTAACCGCACCGTTACTGCCGCCATGGCCGAAACCGTCGCGGGCATCTTTACCGAGGTAGTCATCGCCCCCGACTTCGAACCCGAAGCCGTGGAGATCCTGTCCAAGAAGAAAAACATCCGCCTGCTGGCCCTGCCCGAAGGCTATGGCCGGTACCCGGCCGAAATGCGCCAGGTCTCCGGAGGCGTCCTGGTCCAGATCTCCGACAAGGTGGATGCCGACGGGGACAACCCCGCCAACTGGACACTCGCCGCCGGTGACGCCGCCGACGAAAAGACCCTCGCGGACCTCGCGTTCGCCTGGACCGCGTGCCGGGCTGCCAAGTCTAACGCCATCCTGCTCGCCAATAACGGCGCTGCCGTGGGCATCGGCATGGGCCAGGTCAACCGCCTGGACTCCTGCAAGCTGGCCGTCGAACGTGCCAACACGCTGGGCGTTTCGGTGGAGTCCGACGTCGACGGTGCGGGCGGTGCCTCCAACGCCGGCGCCGTCGACGCACCTGCGCGCGCCCGCGGTGCCGTGGCAGCGTCCGACGCGTTCTTCCCGTTCGCCGACGGCCTGCAGATCCTGATCGACGCCGGCGTCCGCGCCGTGGTCCAGCCCGGCGGTTCCGTCCGCGACGAGGAAGTTATCGCGGCGGCCAACGCGGCCGGCATCACCATGTACTTCACGGGTTCGCGCCACTTCTTCCACTAA